The following is a genomic window from Cervus canadensis isolate Bull #8, Minnesota chromosome 25, ASM1932006v1, whole genome shotgun sequence.
GGAGTTCTCCATTTACCCAGCCCCCCAGGTTTCCACAGCTGTCGTTGAGCCCTACAACTCCATCCTCACCACCCACACCACCCTGGAGCACTCTGATTGTGCCTTCATGGTAGACAATGAGGCCATCTATGACATCTGTCGTAGAAACCTCGACATTGAGCGCCCAACCTACACAAATCTTAACCGCCTCATGAGCCAGATAGTGTCCTCCATCACAGCTTCCCTGAGGTTTGATGGAGCCCTGAATGTGGATCTGACAGAGTTCCAGACCAACCTGGTGCCTTATCCCCGCATCCACTTCCCTCTGGCCACATACGCCCCTGTCATCTCTGCTGAGAAAGCCTACCATGAACAGCTTTCTGTAGCAGAGATCACCAATGCTTGCTTTGAGCCAGCCAACCAGATGGTGAAATGTGACCCTCGCCATGGTAAATACATGGCCTGCTGCCTGTTGTACCGTGGTGATGTGGTTCCCAAAGATGTCAATGCTGCCATTGCCACCATCAAGACCAAGCGCAGCATCCAGTTTGTGGACTGGTGCCCCACTGGCTTCAAGGTTGGCATTAATTACCAGCCTCCCACTGTGGTACCTGGTGGAGACCTGGCCAAAGTCCAACGAGCTGTGTGCATGCTGAGCAACACCACAGCCATCGCTGAGGCCTGGGCTCGCCTGGACCACAAGTTTGACCTGATGTATGCCAAGCGTGCCTTTGTTCACTGGTACGTGGGTGAGGGCATGGAGGAAGGAGAGTTTTCTGAGGCCCGTGAGGACATGGCTGCCCTTGAGAAGGATTATGAGGAGGTTGGAGCTGACAGTGCGGAGGGAGATGATGAGGGTGAGGAGTATTAGCATGTCTGCTGCAGTTTCTTCTTGGGACTGTCTTATTTATTTGTGTCGGTGGAGCTGTCCATTGTGGCCCTATCTTGTCAATAAAAGTGATATTTGCACAGGAGTGCTGAATCTGTAGGTCTGAAGTGGAGTTTCAACAAACATactgcctttttttaaatttctgtggttttttttttttaagttttcttttgtttttatttttaattggagcttaattgctttataatattgtgttgttttctgccatacatcaacatgaatcagccataggtatacataggtcccctccctcttgaacctccctcccacccccaaccccatcctacccctctaggttgtcacagagcactgggtttgggctgtctgcatcatacagcaaattcccactgactcttacatatagtaatgtatatgtttcaatgctactctcttaaCTCATCCCATCCAAAGCTCCCAGGTATTCTTGTCTGCTGTGACCACATGTGGAGTAGCAAGGGGTTAGGTAACATAGTTAATAAATGGTGGAGCCATAACTCAAGTCGCCAGGCTGACTGCCAGAACTACTGCAGTCCTTATTTCATAAAGTGTTGGAATCACATCAGAAGGGCTTAGAATTGTGCTGAGTTTTCGTCCTTGGCCAAAATCTGCAATGGCAAAGTAGGACTGTGCTTTAAGAAGTCACTGGTTGGAGAAAGTAGAGCAGGCTGAGACACACAAGTACAGTAGTCTCAAGTTGTTATGGTATTGGTCCTTGACCCAGTGTATGTCATGAGGAATATTTGAAGTAGGGGAATAATAAGGAAAATTGAAGGAGTATGTATGTAAGAAAGGTTGAAGACCAGAGCTCCCCAATTTGGATGCTTTTCTAAGCACCTACTGGAAGCTGTGTGGTTCTTGAGGGGGGCAGGAGGCAACTATGAAAAGATGAGGGTGGAGGAAGAATGTGCGGGTGACTGGAGAGTTTGGTGATTGGTGCTCAGGGACCAGTGGTGTGGCCTCTGAGGTTGAACTGAGCAATGAGAGAGGACAGCGATCATCAGAGGGCCAGGTCATGCAGAAGGGAGGTTCCATTTTTGATGCTTAGGTCCTGGCCTGAGTGGGAAGGCCAAGCAAGTGGCAGGAGGTGAGGGTCAGTGCAGGTCTGTTCACCTTTGCTCCAGGACTGAGCTTATTCAATGGCGCTCAGCTACCATCTTTCTTTTCCCACTGGTGTTTTCACCTCTTACTCATTGCTACCCTCTACCCCCTTACTCTTTAAGGAGAACTTTTTAAACATGCacattctgggaattccctggtgaatTGTTGCTTTCAGTGCTGAGGGCCCTGGTTCAaaccctgattggggaactaagactccacaaAGCACATGGACCAGCAGCCCTCTCCCTCAAATGCACATTCTGTCTTGGAGCACAGCTTCCAGCCTGAGCTGTCTCAGCTTTGTGCTCGGAATGGTTGTCACGAGAGCAACCGTTGTCTCATGCTTTCAGGGCGATACCCAACCCGCCCCATCCTTGAGTACAGCCAGCCACTGCTACCCAAAGTGATGGGCTAGACCCCCTTCTGCAGGCTGAGCATGGGCGTCCTGGGCTGAAACAATGAACCTTGGAGAAGCTGGCCACTCCAGCTGCGCTCAGACCTTCCCAACCTGGGGTATCTGCCGATTGCTCCAGTGAGACCTCTGGAGGGAACAGGACATCCAGGTGTGAGAAGGAAGAGAGATCATCAGCTTCAGCTGAGCACAGCGCCCCACGGCACCTGAGGTCCATTCTCGGAGCCTGTGTGTCCCAAGCCGGAGACCCTGAGAATGGGGTTCAGGGCTTGCctattctcctcctcctccttcagcctTCAGGAGAGCCTGGCAGCACCTGCAGAGCCTGAAGCCCCTGGGGccagtgcccccaccccagccccctggcTGGGAGCGAGCCCCTCCAATTTCCTCCATAAGCCTTGCAGGTGAATAGCCTGCCAAGACGTGGAAGGGGCTGGAAACCTTTAAGCAGCCACAATGGTGTGGGGGTgaaagaaggtgaaagaagagttCAGCTGAGAAAAAATATTCCAGTAGAACAGAGCCTGGGGAATTGGAAAGGGCAAAGTGCCGGAGCTTGGAGAGGGAGCTGTCCTTGTAGTGATGATCCCCCCCACCCCTGTGCTGGCGAGAGTGAAGAGAAGTTCGCCTGCAGCAAGAACAAATATACCCCAAGGTCTCAGTCACTGCTTTGTGCCTGACAATCATCTGACCTGCCCTTGAGCGCAAA
Proteins encoded in this region:
- the LOC122427692 gene encoding tubulin alpha-1B chain isoform X1, whose product is MRECISIHVGQAGVQIGNACWELYCLEHGIQPDGQMPSDKTIGGGDDSFNTFFSETGAGKHVPRAVFVDLEPTVIDEVRTGTYRQLFHPEQLISGKEDAANNYARGHYTIGKEIIDLVLDRVRKLADQCTGLQGFLVFHSFGGGTGSGFTSLLMERLSVDYGKKSKLEFSIYPAPQVSTAVVEPYNSILTTHTTLEHSDCAFMVDNEAIYDICRRNLDIERPTYTNLNRLMSQIVSSITASLRFDGALNVDLTEFQTNLVPYPRIHFPLATYAPVISAEKAYHEQLSVAEITNACFEPANQMVKCDPRHGKYMACCLLYRGDVVPKDVNAAIATIKTKRSIQFVDWCPTGFKVGINYQPPTVVPGGDLAKVQRAVCMLSNTTAIAEAWARLDHKFDLMYAKRAFVHWYVGEGMEEGEFSEAREDMAALEKDYEEVGVDSVEGEGEEEGEEY
- the LOC122427692 gene encoding tubulin alpha-1C chain isoform X3, with the translated sequence MRECISIHVGQAGVQIGNACWELYCLEHGIQPDGQMPSDKTIGGGDDSFNTFFSETGAGKHVPRAVFVDLEPTVIDEVRTGTYRQLFHPEQLISGKEDAANNYARGHYTIGKEIIDLVLDRVRKLADQCTGLQGFLVFHSFGGGTGSGFTSLLMERLSVDYGKKSKLEFSIYPAPQVSTAVVEPYNSILTTHTTLEHSDCAFMVDNEAIYDICRRNLDIERPTYTNLNRLMSQIVSSITASLRFDGALNVDLTEFQTNLVPYPRIHFPLATYAPVISAEKAYHEQLSVAEITNACFEPANQMVKCDPRHGKYMACCLLYRGDVVPKDVNAAIATIKTKRSIQFVDWCPTGFKVGINYQPPTVVPGGDLAKVQRAVCMLSNTTAIAEAWARLDHKFDLMYAKRAFVHWYVGEGMEEGEFSEAREDMAALEKDYEEVGADSAEGDDEGEEY